One Cotesia glomerata isolate CgM1 linkage group LG8, MPM_Cglom_v2.3, whole genome shotgun sequence genomic window carries:
- the LOC123270409 gene encoding uncharacterized protein LOC123270409 gives MKNEIWATYYHKSSSDKNPQHMYCPTGSSSWCKWQQASAENTLEEFVHEHPPLDEKVLKVIEPIYTSLSSDDLLHRCLGSETQNNNESLNSLIWTFAPKHIHAGSQTIQIANYLAVAIFNEGYLPILKMMELMGITVGTEAHSFAIRRNEVRIERSELRATAASKEGRTARLAERTSQNIEYEVEEGPMYRSGIAD, from the coding sequence ATGAAGAATGAAATATGGGCtacttattatcataaaagtTCAAGCGATAAGAATCCACAACACATGTACTGCCCAACTGGTTCGTCAAGCTGGTGTAAATGGCAACAAGCCTCAGCTGAGAACACTCTTGAAGAGTTTGTCCACGAACATCCCCCCCTGGATGAAAAAGTACTGAAAGTAATTGAGCCCATTTATACCAGTTTATCGTCTGACGATTTACTACATCGATGTTTGGGATccgaaactcaaaataacaatgaaTCGCTCAATTCATTAATATGGACTTTTGCTCCCAAGCATATTCACGCTGGATCTCAAACAATTCAAATTGCGAATTATTTAGCTGTTGCcatttttaatgaaggttATTTACCCATCTTAAAAATGATGGAACTTATGGGCATCACCGTTGGTACTGAGGCTCATTCATTTGCTATCAGACGTAACGAAGTTCGGATTGAGCGCTCTGAGCTACGAGCTACTGCTGCTTCCAAAGAAGGCAGAACAGCTCGATTAGCTGAAAGAACTTCACAAAACATCGAATATGAAGTTGAGGAAGGCCCAATGTATAGATCTGGAATCGCCGATTAA